In one window of Arachis ipaensis cultivar K30076 chromosome B06, Araip1.1, whole genome shotgun sequence DNA:
- the LOC107646809 gene encoding uncharacterized protein LOC107646809, with protein MVSELTFNFNGEQHSVNRNYITPISHSHGTSFTSSLISMKLDDDNFLQWKDQAESTIEGHNLLHHITGEQIPQRLDGSGCITPEFAIWKRQDVLLKSWLLASMTKPFTTWTVGCVYSHEVWKKLDDHFSSQIRARIIQLKNKLSTIKIGNSVSEYVLGTIDALASVVARPVSITVGELESLLLTHESMLERFRKSDSFIQANVAQSTQGYSQNFNNRGGFRGGTRGGGRNMRGGRSVYNESGQQFGPNSYNSRTQGGNNSRYDARPVCQVCDKPRHTAKTCWHRYERNDDSRTQYNRSSAQPLQEIQANLSNVLTTPATIQDQNWYPDSGASHHLTSDQQNLGEKSNYEGTDQVIVGNGSGLHINLVGNSYFKTDLSNKNFLLHKLLHVPDITKNLVSVYKFCCDNDVYFEF; from the coding sequence atggtatcagagctcaccTTCAATTTCAATGGCGAACAACACAGCGTCAACAGAAACTACATCACACCAATCAGCCATAGCCATGGTACCAGCTTCACCTCTTCGCTAATCTCTATGAAGCTCGATGACGATAACTTCTTGCAATGGAAAGATCAAGCGGAGTCCACAATCGAAGGTCACAATCTGCTTCATCACATCACGGGAGAACAAATTCCTCAACGGCTTGATGGATCTGGATGCATAACACCAGAATTTGCGATATGGAAAAGACAAGATGTGTTGTTGAAGTCTTGGCTCCTCGCTTCCATGACCAAGCCCTTCACAACTTGGACGGTAGGCTGTGTTTACTCTCACGAGGTCTGGAAAAAGTTAGATGACCATTTCTCTTCACAAATTAGAGCAAGAATTATTCAATTAAAGAACAAATTGAGTACGATCAAGATAGGAAATTCTGTTAGTGAGTATGTGTTAGGGACAATTGATGCCCTAGCCTCTGTGGTCGCAAGACCAGTGAGCATCACTGTTGGAGAGCTAGAATCATTGTTGTTGACTCATGAAAGCATGCTTGAAAGGTTTAGAAAGTCAGATTCCTTTATACAAGCCAATGTAGCACAGAGCACACAAGGATACTCACAGAACTTTAACAACAGAGGTGGATTTCGAGGTGGCACTCGTGGTGGTGGTAGGAACATGAGAGGCGGCAGAAGCGTCTATAATGAAAGTGGACAGCAATTTGGTCCAAACAGTTACAATTCAAGAACTCAAGGGGGAAACAATTCAAGATATGATGCTAGACCAGTTTGCCAAGTATGTGATAAACCTAGACACACTGCCAAGACATGTTGGCATAGGTATGAGAGGAATGATGATTCAAGAACACAGTACAATAGGTCAAGTGCACAGCCACTGCAAGAAATTCAAGCTAACTTAAGCAACGTTTTGACTACACCAGCAACCATACAAGACCAAAACTGGTATCCAGATTCGGGTGCCTCACACCACCTGACATCAGACCAGCAAAACCTGGGTGAGAAAAGCAACTATGAAGGCACAGATCAAGTCATAGTTGGGAACGGATCAGGTTTGCACATTAACCTTGTTGGAAACTCTTATTTTAAAACTGATTTAAGTAACAAAAATTTCCTGCTGCACAAACTACTTCATGTCCCTGATATTACAAAGAATTTAGTAAGTGTGTACAAATTCTGTTGTGACAATGATGTTTACTTTGAATTTTAA